DNA sequence from the Cronobacter turicensis z3032 genome:
GAAGACCGCGCGGCGGAGGTGTTCAAACACCTCTCGCCTCGCGAGGTGCAGCACCTCAGCGCCGCGATGGCGAGCGTGCGTCAGATCTCAAACAAACAGCTGACTGACGTGCTGGCGGAGTTTGAACAGGAAGCGGAACAGTTCGCGGCGCTGAGCATCAACACCAACGACTACCTGCGTTCGGTGCTGGTCAAAGCGCTGGGCGAAGAACGCGCCTCCAGCCTGCTCGAAGATATTCTCGACTCCAAAGAGACCACTTCGGGTATGGAAACGCTCAACTTTATGGAGCCGCAGAGCGCCGCCGACCTTATTCGCGACGAGCACCCGCAGATTATCGCCACCATTCTTGTGCACCTCAAACGTGCCCAGGCGGCGGATATCCTGGCGCTGTTCGACGAGCGTCTGCGTCACGACGTGATGCTGCGTATCGCCACCTTCGGCGGCGTCCAGCCGGCGGCGCTGGCGGAACTGACCGAAGTGCTGAACAACCTGCTCGACGGCCAGAACCTCAAGCGCAGCAAAATGGGCGGCGTGAGAACCGCGGCGGAAATCATCAACCTGATGAAAACCCAGCAGGAAGAAGCCGTTATTACGGCGGTTCGCGAGTTCGACGGCGATCTGGCGCAGAAAATCATCGACGAGATGTTCCTGTTCGAAAACCTGGTGGAAGTCGACGACCGTTCCATCCAGCGCCTGCTGCAGGAAGTGGAGTCCGAATCTCTGCTTATCGCCCTCAAAGGCGCCGAGCAGCCGCTACGCGAGAAGTTCCTGCGCAACATGTCGCAGCGTGCGGCGGATATCCTGCGCGACGACCTGGCCAACCGCGGTCCGGTGCGTCTGTCTCAGGTGGAAAACGAACAGAAAGCTATCCTGCTCGTCGTCCGTCGTCTGGCGGAAA
Encoded proteins:
- the fliG gene encoding Flagellar motor switch protein fliG; the encoded protein is MSGTDKSAILLMTIGEDRAAEVFKHLSPREVQHLSAAMASVRQISNKQLTDVLAEFEQEAEQFAALSINTNDYLRSVLVKALGEERASSLLEDILDSKETTSGMETLNFMEPQSAADLIRDEHPQIIATILVHLKRAQAADILALFDERLRHDVMLRIATFGGVQPAALAELTEVLNNLLDGQNLKRSKMGGVRTAAEIINLMKTQQEEAVITAVREFDGDLAQKIIDEMFLFENLVEVDDRSIQRLLQEVESESLLIALKGAEQPLREKFLRNMSQRAADILRDDLANRGPVRLSQVENEQKAILLVVRRLAETGEMVIGSGEDTYV